In Lascolabacillus massiliensis, a single genomic region encodes these proteins:
- a CDS encoding lipopolysaccharide biosynthesis protein, with the protein MKNLAKETIFYGVGSVLPKLLSWLLSLYWAFVLPRISDIGVLTNFYAWVALLQVTLTYGMETGYFRFANKEKDPEKVFSTTFISILSTTLIFFVISLFFLEPAAFVLGGTEMKPHWLLLLITILCIDVIGTIPFAKLRFKKRPIRFATIKILNVVLTILFNLFFFLACPWLQSKFPGAFSWFDINNGVDYILISNLSASVIQFLMVSPELRIKFIFDKQLLQQMLKYSFPILILGIAGILNQTVDKIVFPWFYPNNDFAFTELGIYGQNFKIAVIMVMFTQAFRYAFEPFIFARNRGSYDDKQSFSDATKYFIIFGLLIFLVTIGFIDIIKFLLPIKYHVGLKVVPIVLMGELFFGIYFNLSLWYKLTDQTKWGAYISIFGFILTIAINIIFIPAYSYMACAWASFFANFIMMVISYFMGQKNYPIPYNLKSAGFFFMLSMLLFAGITVSYACVDNLWVRLSISTALILLYLLVVIKKELPLTEWPVIGNYLKKNNPTDI; encoded by the coding sequence ATGAAAAATTTGGCTAAGGAAACCATTTTCTATGGTGTTGGAAGTGTACTGCCTAAACTCCTTAGCTGGCTGCTTTCTCTTTATTGGGCATTCGTGTTGCCAAGAATTTCCGATATTGGAGTATTAACTAACTTCTATGCATGGGTGGCTCTGCTGCAGGTGACTCTTACATATGGGATGGAAACCGGCTACTTCAGGTTTGCCAATAAAGAGAAGGACCCAGAAAAGGTTTTTTCAACAACTTTTATCAGCATATTATCTACTACACTGATATTCTTTGTTATATCTCTGTTTTTCTTAGAACCTGCAGCGTTTGTATTAGGAGGTACAGAAATGAAACCTCATTGGCTGCTCTTACTGATTACCATTCTTTGTATAGATGTTATAGGGACCATTCCTTTTGCCAAATTAAGATTTAAGAAAAGACCTATTCGTTTTGCTACGATCAAGATATTAAATGTTGTCTTGACTATACTTTTCAACCTTTTCTTTTTTCTTGCTTGTCCATGGCTTCAATCAAAATTTCCGGGTGCATTCTCATGGTTTGACATAAATAATGGGGTAGACTATATACTTATTTCGAACCTGTCAGCATCTGTAATACAGTTTTTAATGGTTTCACCTGAGCTGAGAATTAAGTTCATTTTTGATAAGCAGTTATTACAACAGATGCTTAAGTACTCTTTTCCGATACTTATTTTGGGAATTGCAGGAATACTGAATCAGACCGTAGATAAGATTGTTTTTCCATGGTTTTATCCGAATAATGATTTTGCATTTACCGAACTGGGGATATATGGACAGAATTTTAAGATTGCAGTTATCATGGTGATGTTTACTCAGGCATTTCGCTATGCTTTTGAACCATTTATTTTTGCGAGAAACAGGGGGAGCTATGATGATAAGCAGTCGTTTAGCGACGCCACAAAGTATTTTATTATATTCGGTTTACTAATATTTTTAGTTACAATTGGCTTTATTGACATTATTAAATTTCTACTTCCAATAAAGTATCATGTTGGATTAAAGGTGGTTCCTATTGTACTTATGGGGGAACTGTTTTTTGGTATTTATTTTAATTTGTCGTTGTGGTATAAGTTGACAGATCAAACTAAATGGGGTGCGTATATCTCTATATTCGGCTTTATCTTAACCATTGCAATAAATATTATATTTATACCAGCTTACAGTTATATGGCTTGTGCATGGGCATCCTTTTTTGCCAACTTTATAATGATGGTGATCTCATATTTTATGGGTCAGAAAAACTATCCTATACCATATAACTTGAAATCGGCCGGATTTTTCTTTATGTTGTCAATGTTATTATTTGCAGGGATTACCGTTTCCTACGCTTGTGT